The window CACCTTGTCGAGCATGCTCAATACATGGCCGTCGGCGAGGAAGTCGATTTCTTCTTCCGGAAAGTCGATGGCGGCTTCGACGTAGATGCGCAGACCAATCAGTTGCTCGGTCAAGTTATGCACACGCTGGGAGAACGCACCTTGCAAGGAACGCAGGGCGTTGCGCGCAGCCTGTGCAGAACTTGCTTCGATCAAGTCGGCGATCGCCTCGGCCTGGGCCAGGTCGAGTTTGTCATTGAGGAAGGCGCGTTCACTGAATTCCCCCGGGCGAGCCAAACGGCAGCCCAATTCCAGGCAACGCTTAAGCAACATGTCCAGAACGATCGGGCCACCGTGGCCCTGCAGTTCCAGCACGTCTTCACCAGTGAACGAGTTCGGCCCTGGGAAATACAGTGCCAGACCTTCATCCAGCACTTGCTGGTCATCACTGAAAAACGGGCCGTAATGGGCGTAACGCGGTTTCAGTTCGCGGCCGCTGATGGCTTTGGCCGCGACACTGGCCAACGGCCCGGAAATACGGACGATGCCGACACCGCCGCGACCTTGGGCGGTGGCAACAGCGGCGATGGTTTCACGAGGTGTGCTCATAAACCGGTATCCAGACAAAAGTGGCAGATAGCAAAACGCCCCACTAGGGGGCGTTTTGAGTGGTGTTATCCACAGTGCAAGTTACGCCTCGGCTTTTTTCGTCGCCGCTTCGATCTTACGCGTGATGTACCACTGTTGTGCAATCGACAGGCAGTTGTTCACAACCCAGTACAGCACCAGACCTGCCGGGAACCACAAGAAGAAGAAGGTGAAGATGATTGGCATCATTTTCATGACCTTCGCCTGCATCGGATCCGGCGGAGTCGGGTTCAGCTGCTGCTGGATGAACATGGTTGCGCCCATGATGATCGGCAGAATGAAGAACGGATCCTTGATCGACAGGTCAGTGATCCACAGCATGAACGGTGCCTGACGCATTTCCACGCTTTCCAGCAGAACCCAGTACAGCGAAAGGAAAACCGGCATCTGCACGAGGATCGGCAAGCAGCCGCCCAGCGGATTGATCTTCTCTTTCTTGTACAGCTCCATCATGGCTTGCGACATTTTCTGCCGGTCATCGCCATGTTGCTCTTTCAGCGCAGCCAGTTTCGGCGCAACGGCACGCATGCGCGCCATCGATTTGTAGCTGGCAGCCGACAGAGGGAAGAAAAGACCCTTGATCAGCATGGTCAGGAAGATGATCGACCAGCCCCAGTTACCCACAATCGCGTGGATGTGTTGCAACAGCCAGAAGATTGGCTGGGCAATGAACCACAGGATGCCGTAGTCGACGGTCAGTTCCAGACCTGGGGACAACTCTTTCAGCACAGCCTGGCTTTTCGGACCGGCGTACAGCACAGCGCTGGTTTCAACTTTGGCACCCGGAGCAGCGGTCAGTGTAGGACCGGTGTAACCGATGATGTAGTTGCCTTTACTGTCTTTACGGGTCTGGACGATGTTGTTTTCGCCCTTGGCCGGAATCCACGCAGTCACGAAGTAGTGTTGCAGCCACGCTACCCAACCACCGGTGACGGTTTCTTTCAGTTGGGCCTTGTCCATGTCCTTCATGGACACTTTCTTGTACGGCTCCGAACTTGTCCACAGGGCGGCGCCCAGGTAAGTCGCGGTACCAGTAGCGGTTGTGGACGAAGGATCAGCGCTGTTATCACGCTTCAACTGGGCGAACATCGCGCCATTCCAGGGCTGAGCGCTCTGGTTATCCACAATGTAGGAAACGGCTACGTCATACAGGCCGCGCTTCAGGGTGAAACGCTTGATGTAATTGACGCCGTCCTTGCTGAATTTCAGGTCAACGACGAGTTGATCCTGACCGTCAGCCAGTTGATAAGTCTTCTTCTCCGAAGAGTAAACCGGACGACCGGCCGGATTTGCGTCCGGGCCGTTGGTACCGATCAGACCGCTTTGTGCCAGATAAACACGCTCGCCGCCGTTATCGAACAGCTGGAACGGAACATCAGGACGATCCTGACGACGTGGATACAAAGGCAAGGTCAGTTGAGCAACATCGGCACCTTGTGGATCGATCGCGAGATCGAGCACGTCGGTTTTGATCTGGATCAGATCCTTGCTGGCGGCCACCGGAGTTTCGGCAGGTGCGCTGGTATCGCTAGCGGCGCGCGGAATATCGTCACTGGCGGCAGCATTATTGCCAGTGGCGGTGTCCGGCAAACCGGATGTAGTCGTACTGGAAGCAACATTCTGAGTCGGCAGGGCAGCCTGGCCATAGTCCTGGTTCCATTTAAGAACCATAACGTAGGACACGATTGCCAGGGCGACGATCAGGATCGTGCGTTTGATATCCATGATTACTCGGCCATCGAAGAAGAACGGGAGGTAGGGATAGGTGGAACCGGGTCATAACCACCGGGATTCCACGGATGACAGCGACCTAAACGACGAAAGGTCAGCCAGCCACCGCGCAGAAGGCCATGTTTTTCGATGGCTTCATACGCGTAGCAAGAACAACTGGGGTAGAAACGACAGTGGCTGGCCATCAAAGGACTAATGGCATAGCGATAAAACTGGATCGGAACGAGTGCCAGTTTACGCATCTGGACTGTCTACCCCTACAGTTTCGGTTTTGACTGCTGGAACGGGCTTGTTACGGGCCAGTCGCTTCCAGAGTTTGCCGAAATGCTGAATCAATTCGGGGTTTTCTACATCACCCAAACCTTTGCGCGCGACGATAACGATATCCCAGCCGACCAGTGAATC of the Pseudomonas sp. Seg1 genome contains:
- the yidC gene encoding membrane protein insertase YidC translates to MDIKRTILIVALAIVSYVMVLKWNQDYGQAALPTQNVASSTTTSGLPDTATGNNAAASDDIPRAASDTSAPAETPVAASKDLIQIKTDVLDLAIDPQGADVAQLTLPLYPRRQDRPDVPFQLFDNGGERVYLAQSGLIGTNGPDANPAGRPVYSSEKKTYQLADGQDQLVVDLKFSKDGVNYIKRFTLKRGLYDVAVSYIVDNQSAQPWNGAMFAQLKRDNSADPSSTTATGTATYLGAALWTSSEPYKKVSMKDMDKAQLKETVTGGWVAWLQHYFVTAWIPAKGENNIVQTRKDSKGNYIIGYTGPTLTAAPGAKVETSAVLYAGPKSQAVLKELSPGLELTVDYGILWFIAQPIFWLLQHIHAIVGNWGWSIIFLTMLIKGLFFPLSAASYKSMARMRAVAPKLAALKEQHGDDRQKMSQAMMELYKKEKINPLGGCLPILVQMPVFLSLYWVLLESVEMRQAPFMLWITDLSIKDPFFILPIIMGATMFIQQQLNPTPPDPMQAKVMKMMPIIFTFFFLWFPAGLVLYWVVNNCLSIAQQWYITRKIEAATKKAEA
- the yidD gene encoding membrane protein insertion efficiency factor YidD, giving the protein MRKLALVPIQFYRYAISPLMASHCRFYPSCSCYAYEAIEKHGLLRGGWLTFRRLGRCHPWNPGGYDPVPPIPTSRSSSMAE